GCTTCTTCAAGACCTGCTATCACGGCATCTTCCTCGCAGATGATCGAAGCTCTGCCGTTCACATCGGGGATAAGGCCGGCCGTTACATCGCCCCTTCCTATGTCCTCTTTCAAAAAACGTTCAAGGCCGACCATGCTCATACTTCCAGTTCGAATTCTTTTCCCAGTTCCGGCAGGATCACATTATAGTCCTGCAGGTCGGGGAGGAACAGTTCCCTGACCTCCGAGTGCATAAAGACGACATTTTTCGGATCGCATTTCTGGATGAAGTCAATGATCTCGCTGTGGTCTGCATGAGCGGAGAAGTCGAACCTCTGCACTTCGCATTCTATCTTGTATGCTTCGCCGTCAATGACCATGCTGCCCTGCTCGAGGAGCAGGCTTCCGTTGGTGCCTTCGGCCTGATATCCGACGATTAGGATCGCGCTCTTCGGGTCGTTCTTGACGTTGTTCACATATCCCAGCACAGGTCCGCCGTCCATCATTCCGCCTGTCGTGACGATGACCTGTCCCTTGGAGGCGTTGCGCCTCATGTTCGAATTCTTTACAGTGTTGAAATTCCTCTTTGCCGCCCTGAGCTTTTTGGGGTCGCGCAGGTATTCAGGATAATCCAGGAACATGCGTGTAACGGAGCGCCCCATGCCGTCGACCCACATTTCGTACTTCAGGTCTTTCAGCAGCAACATGATCTCTTGTGTCCTGCCGATTGCAAAGCAGGGGATGATGCACGTCCCGCCTCTTTCCACGACCTCGCGCACCTTGTTGAGGAACTGGACCTCGGTCTGGCTCCTCGGGGGATGATTGCGCCCTCCATAGGTACCTTCGATGAACAGGTTCTCGCAACCGACCGGCTTAGCTCCCAGCACCAATCTCTGGTCTGCAGTGTGTATGTCGCCGCTGTAGAGTGTCGTGGTATCTCCTTCGAACATGAACATGGCCGCTCCCGGGATGTGCCCTGCCGAGTAAAGGGTAACGTCCGCCTTTCCGATCTCAATAGTATCGCCGAACGTCAGCGGGACCACGTTGCTCATGGTTCTCTCGATATCGCCGGCAGAATATGGCTGAGGGTAGTTCTCGGCTTTGGCGATCTTCAGCGAGTCGTTCATCAGAAGTTCTCCTACCTCTGCGGTCACCGGTGTTGTGAAAAGCTCGCAGTCCTGCCCGCCGCAAACCACAGGGATCATGCCGCAGTGGTCGAGGTGGCCGTGTGTCAAAAACACGTGGTCCACGCGCGGCGCGGGCATCGGATACTCGGGCGGCTTGGAAGGGCTCAGCCCGTATTCAATCAGGATTGTCTTTTTAGGACCTTCCATTGTAAGTCCCATGCGGCCGACTATATCCGCGCCGCCCAAAAATCGATATTTTACTTTCATTGTTATTCTCCTTTTTATATTGCCATAGGCTGTGAAAAAGAGGGGCAGAACGCCTCTCCTTTGACTGTAAATCAGGACATAATGTGCAAGTCCTAAACTGGCTATTGTATCGCGGTATATTTAGTTTCCTTATATGCTAAAGAGTTATTTCATAGGCTGGAAAATCAAATGTGCCACAACTTAAAATATCGGTCAATACTTAACGGTGTCCATGGGGCAAGCACGCAGCAGTACCAGTTATTTTGGGTTCTTTGGAATTATGGCGGCAATAATATATGCGGCCACTTTGTGGTCGGCCTCAAACGGCATCAGCACATGGGAGGTCGGTTCCAGCGACCCGGCGGAGCTGCTAGTCGATGACATTTACAGGATAGGCCTGACGTCCGCGGGTGCACTGGGGGCCCTCTTTGGAATTGGGTTTGCCGCCCGCAGGGACGGGCCGGTGCACATGATCGGAGGTATCGCGACAGTGTTCGCCGGTGTAACTTTGGCTATAATCGGATACCAGGCGCCCGACGTCGAGGCGAATTTCGTCTCGATCTTCGTCGCCCTGATCGTTCTGGCCGCCCTGATGGATGCTTTGAGCGGAGCCGTCAACAGAGAGTACGTGTCCCTGATACTGTCGATAGTTTTGGCGCTCATAATGGCCGTAACGTACTATTCGAACATACTGTACGGAATGGCATTCATCATATCTGCTCTCGTCTGGGTGATCATGGTCTCGCTTATGATGGCAGTATACGATCTGGAGCCGGAGGCCGAAGATTTCAAGTGGAATAAGAACGGCAAGAACTACAAAACAAAGTAAATACAGAGATAAGGAAGCCTACAAAGCCTACAAAAAACAAACAGCCAGGCTGTCCCAAAAACACGATGCTCGACGTAAGGGCGAAGCAGGGATCGAGAGCCCATTGCCGGGACGTTCTACCCAAACTTATTAAACGCATAACGAATAAGGGGAGATGGGATGCAAACTACTAAGTATAGTTCGTCAGCCAAAAATATTGGTGGCGCAGGCGGCAACGCACCGTATAGCACAGGCAGGGCTATGGCCGGAGGGTTCGCCCTGGCCGCCGTACTGTGGTGGATCCCATTCATAGGCCCAGCTGTAGCAGGCTATTATGTCGGCAGAAGATCTGGGTCATTCATAAAAGGAGCTATCTCCTCTTCCATAGCTGGTGGCAGCCTAATGTTGGCCGTAATGGCCGCTTCATATTATCTTCTCGGCCCCGCGGGGTTCCCAAATACGGCTGTGGATGCGGCAGCCGGCACTTTGATAGGAGTATACTCGAGGGCCGGGATTTATATCAATTATTTCTTTAACCCCGGGACGGCGGAGCTAGCTCTGACGCCTCTGGGCATAATGGTCGCCTTCGGTTGCGTAGGCGGTTCCCTTTCCGGCCTGTACCGCCGGGAAGCCACATCGCTTATTGCGTCAGGGGCGGTCTATTCGGCGATCAGGCCTTTGGCAAGGTCTGTGCAACTCTATGAGAAAGGCAAGAAGCTGGGGTTCGAGTCCTACAACGACTGCACATCCGTCAGGGAATCGGCAGTAAGCGTCGGCAAGGATACCAGGCAGCGTTCGGACGCCGCAGCGTCGATGAAAAAGAAAGCGGTGACAACTACAGTGCAGGCGGTAACAACGACCGTTGGTGAAGGGGTCACGCCGACCGCATCTTCACATGAAAAGACCCAGAGCCCGTTTTCAGATATTCTTAGGCGCTCCGAGGTCCACGGCAATGGTAAAGATGGTGTCCAGAAGTAAAGACGGATGCTAATCCTCGTGCGCGTGATAACTTATTAATATCGTCATCCAATGGGGATATCAGTGATAGCTTGTTTTGTTCTCAGTGCGGATCTTTGATGTTCCCTAATGAAGGGAAGTACGTCTGCAGCGCTTGCGACGAAGAAAAGGAAATCGGAGCATCGCACGTAATCGTCACCGGCTCCAACGAAAAGGAAATGACTGTGATCAAGGAGGATGTGGCGACACTTCCCAAGACGCGCATAGCGTGTCCCCTTTGCAGCCATACGGAGGCATACTTTGTCATAAGGCAGACACGTGCCGCCGATGAACCCGAAACCAGGATTTACCGTTGCTGCAAGTGCAACCATTCCTGGAGAGAATATTGAGCAATCCAGAAGGTGAAACAATGTTCAAGGCAGAGATAAAGTCCGATACGATGAAGGGGCTCGTAAATATCGTTTCCACGCTCATTGACGAGGTCAAGTTCACCGTGGATCCCGAGGGAATGAGCTTGAAAGCGGTAGACCCGGCACATGTTGCCATGATAGAGCTCCGCATCGATGCCGGCGCCTTCGAATCTTACGTAGCCGACGAGACAGAGATCGGGCTCGATCTCGACAAGGTGAAGAGCGTGCTCAAACTGGCATCGTCAGGTGACATAATCACCATAGAGCAGGACGACGACCATGGTAAACTCATATTCAAGGTGGGGAATATCACTCGCCGCATGCACCTGGTGGACACTTCGGGGATGAACGATCCAAAGGTTCCGCAGCTTTCTTTATCCGCCAAGGTGAGGATTGCCGTGGACGAGCTACAGCAGGGCATCCGTGCATCCGAGACAATATCGGACCACATCGCGCTCACAGCGAGCCCGGAAGGATTCGAGCTTTCGTGTGAGGGAGACACAGACTCTGCGAGCCTGATAGTTCCCAAGGAGAAACTTGTAAGTCTCGAGGCCGAAGGAACATACTGCAGCCTCTTCCCCCTCGATTATTTCGCGAACCTGGTAAAGGCGATTCCCGCAGGTACGGTCGTGAACATCGAGCTCGATAAAGATTATCCGATCAATATAAGGTTCGAGATAGCGGAAGGAAAAGGCAAAGTAGATTACCTCTTGGCTCCGAGGATAGAGAGCGA
The DNA window shown above is from Methanomassiliicoccaceae archaeon and carries:
- a CDS encoding MBL fold metallo-hydrolase — its product is MKVKYRFLGGADIVGRMGLTMEGPKKTILIEYGLSPSKPPEYPMPAPRVDHVFLTHGHLDHCGMIPVVCGGQDCELFTTPVTAEVGELLMNDSLKIAKAENYPQPYSAGDIERTMSNVVPLTFGDTIEIGKADVTLYSAGHIPGAAMFMFEGDTTTLYSGDIHTADQRLVLGAKPVGCENLFIEGTYGGRNHPPRSQTEVQFLNKVREVVERGGTCIIPCFAIGRTQEIMLLLKDLKYEMWVDGMGRSVTRMFLDYPEYLRDPKKLRAAKRNFNTVKNSNMRRNASKGQVIVTTGGMMDGGPVLGYVNNVKNDPKSAILIVGYQAEGTNGSLLLEQGSMVIDGEAYKIECEVQRFDFSAHADHSEIIDFIQKCDPKNVVFMHSEVRELFLPDLQDYNVILPELGKEFELEV
- a CDS encoding transcription factor S, yielding MFCSQCGSLMFPNEGKYVCSACDEEKEIGASHVIVTGSNEKEMTVIKEDVATLPKTRIACPLCSHTEAYFVIRQTRAADEPETRIYRCCKCNHSWREY
- the pcn gene encoding proliferating cell nuclear antigen (pcna) → MFKAEIKSDTMKGLVNIVSTLIDEVKFTVDPEGMSLKAVDPAHVAMIELRIDAGAFESYVADETEIGLDLDKVKSVLKLASSGDIITIEQDDDHGKLIFKVGNITRRMHLVDTSGMNDPKVPQLSLSAKVRIAVDELQQGIRASETISDHIALTASPEGFELSCEGDTDSASLIVPKEKLVSLEAEGTYCSLFPLDYFANLVKAIPAGTVVNIELDKDYPINIRFEIAEGKGKVDYLLAPRIESD